From the Paraflavitalea soli genome, the window CCATACCTTACTTCCATCAGGTAATACAATAGCAGAATGTGTTCCTTTCGGATTGTAGGTCTCTACCCATTCCAGGGCTGGCTGCCGGCGACCCGGCAACCAAAACCAGGCGGCCATGAATACCATGCCCAACAGCACCGCTGCCGCAGCTATACGTCCGGCAGTAAACAACCGCCTTACAGGCGCCTCCATAGCAGCAACAGCCACTGCAGGGGCATGGTGTATCTTTTGCCAGGTGGCCGCCAATGCCTGTTCCACATCGGCCGGCTGGTTCAGTTGTTGATGTTCCCAATACCGTTTGTATTGATCATATAATGGTTGGAGATCGGGCTGATTGGTCAGGGTGTTTTGGAGTAACCCCTCATCGCCGGGCAACGCATTGCCCGACAGTACTTTAGTGACCAGTAGCAGGAAGTTGTCTTTGTCCATCATATAGCAGCCGGAAGTAAAAATCGTTAGCCGGTACTATAAGGACACAGAATTAAAAGCAATTACGTACAAGCCCTGAAAAAATATTTTACAATACCCCGTGGCTCAGGTTTCACTTCTTGCGTCTCACGTATTCACGATGCCAAAAACCAGCTTACCAGAATCACCGGCAGCAACACATCGGGAAGGTCGGGCTGATGGGGATCAGCCTCTTCGGTCAATACTTTACGGAGCTTTTTCACCGCGCGGAACAATTGGGTCTCTACCGTACGGGGAGAAATACCGAGAATATCCGCCACTTCCTTGTATTTAAGTCCATCTTCCCTGATCAGCTTAAATACCTGCTTACATTGATCAGGCAGTTGTTCGATGGCTTTGTTGAGCTGGTGCTGCAGTTCCCGGAAAGCCATGTCCTCTTCCGGGTTATAAGCGCTGGAAAGGGTGGCGATATTATCAGGGCTTATCGTTACATTCCAAAGAGAATGCTTGCGCAAATGGTTGTAACATTGGTTTTTTACTGCCACGAAAAGAAAGACCCGTAGCTTTTCGATCAGCAATATCTCTGCTCTCTTTTGCCATATTTTCACAAATACGTCCGAAACAATCTCCTCCGCTGCCGGCCGCAGCTTTACAATATCCACCGCAAAACTGACCAGGTGCCCGTAAAAGTGACGGAACAGATTATCGAAGGCGCGTTCATCACCCCGGGCAATCTGTTGTTGCCAGGCAAGCAGTATATCGTCAGGCAGTGCGGACATGGCCGTAAATATCAGTTAATTTTTTGCAAAATCCTTATAGTACGGCGGGAAAGCCACAAAAGGCCTTGGCTGAAGGGGCATTTTCTTATCAATATTTTACAGCAATGGCTGTGATAAACCATTGAATGCCCTTATATTTAGCGTCTAAATAGCTATAAATTCAACCATGTTCAGCAAACAAATAATGATCACAGGTACCCTGCTGGCAGCCATTGCAGGGCTTGCATGGGCCCCCGCACAGGATAAAAAATTAGAAGAAAGTAAGGCCCGGGGAAAGGAACTGTATGCAGAACTCTGCATTACCTGCCACCTGGCCGATGGGAAAGGCATGGCCGGCGCCATCCCACCCCTCGCTGGTTCCAATTATTTCTTAAAGAACCCTGCAAAAGCCATCCAGGCTATCAAATATGGCTTGAATGATCCTATCAAAGTAAATGGTGTTGAATACAGTACGCCCATGGCTGCGCAAAACATCAGCGATGAAGAAATAGCCGATGTGACCACCTATATCCTCAATACCTGGGGTAATAAAGGAAAACTCATTACGGTGAAGGATGTTGAGAAAGTGAAGAAATAACTTTCTCAGGCCACCGTCTGTTGCTGTTGCATATGCCTGCCCGTCAGGGAATGGCTGGCCTGCATCAAACCTTTTGGTGTGCCTTCAAACAAGACCTGCCCACCTTTGGAACCACCTTCCGGCCCCAGGTCAATGATCCAGTCTGCCTGCTTTATAATATCCATATTGTGCTCAATGATGATCACCGAGTTGCCGGTATCTACCAGGCGATTGATGATCTCCAGCAAATGGCCCGTATCCGACATGTGCAATCCCGTAGTAGGCTCATCCATCACATAAATACTTCCATGCTTGTGCAGTTCCCCGGCCAGTTTGATCCGCTGACATTCCCCGCCTGACAAGGTGCTTAGGGGCTGCCCAAGCGTAAGGTAATCCAATCCTACATCATGCATGGCTTTCACCTTCCTGCGTATCTCCTTCTGCTCAAAAAACTGCAAGGCCTGGTGTACCGTCATCGCCAATACATCGGTAATATTTTTATCCTTGTACGTATACTGTAATACCTCTTCCTTAAAGCGTTTCCCATTACAAATTTCGCAGGTGGTGCGAACCGGCTCCAGGAAAGCAAGGTCAGTAAAAATAAAACCCAGTCCGTGACACTCCGGGCAAGCCCCTTTGGAATTAAAACTGAAAAGAGAAGGACTTACTTTATTAGCCTTACCAAATAGTTGCCGGATATCATCCATTATACCTGTATACGTAGCTGGATTAGAACGAACAGAAGTACCTACAGCCGATTGATCAATGACGATTGCTTCGGGATGTTGCGCCAGGAATACACCATTGATGAGTGAACTCTTGCCCGATCCCGCCACACCAGTTACCACCGTAAGTACTTCCGTCGGGATATTTACCGATACATTTTTAAGATTGTGCAGCTGCGCGTTCTTAACAGGTATCCATCCTGCAGGTTCCCGAAATTCGTCTTTGATCTCTACCTGCCGGTTCATGAACCGTCCTGTCAGCGTATTGGCCTTCAGCAATCCTTTCACATCACCCTCATACACAATACGACCTCCATGCTCCCCGGCGTAAGGACCCACATCTACAATGTAATCAGCTATCCTTATCACATCAGGATCATGCTCTACCACCAGGATAGTATTACCCTTATCGCGTAATTTGATCAGCAGCTCATTGAGCCGGTGCACATCACGTGGATGCAATCCGATACTGGGCTCATCAAAAATATACAGCATATCGATCAGGCTGCTGTTGAGGTGTTTGACCATCTTGATCCTTTGCGATTCCCCTCCCGAAAGCGTAGCTGTTTCCCGGTCAAGGCTCAGGTAGCCCAGGCCAATATCATCCAGGTGCTGCAACCGCATCACCAGAGAATCCACCATGGGCGCTGCCACCCTGTCCTCTATGGTATCGATCACACCGATCAGGGCACTCACTTCCATGGCAGCCATGTCAGCAATGTTCAGCCCATTGATCTTACAGCTCAGGGTAGCCTGGCTCAACCTGGCCCCATGACACAAAGTACAGGGCCCTGTCTTCAGGAATCGCTCTACCGACTGACGTGTATTGTCTGCCATCTCACCACTGTCCTTTTGAATATACATCCTGTTGAACCGCGATACCAGCCCTTCAAATTTGGCATTGATGGGAACATTATTGTCCAACGTCACTTCAAACTTCGCCTGTCCGTACAATAAGCTATTCCACTCCTGTTCTGTATAATCTTTCAATGCCTTATCATTTGGCAATACCCCTGAATAAACAAAGGTTTTCCAATACCAGGAACCGACCGAAAATGTAGGGAACAGGATCGCCCCTTCATTCAACGACTTAGAGGTATCCAGCATTTTATCGAGGTCGATCTCTACTTTATAACCCACTCCCTTGCATTCCGGACACATACCTGCCGGGTCATTAAAGGAAAACACGTTGGAATAACCCACAAAAGGCTGACCGATCCTTGAAAACAACAATCGAAGTACCGAATAAATATCAGTGATGGTTCCCATAGTGGAGCGGGAATTGCCACCTAGCCGTTTCTGGTCTATGACGATCGCAGTAGAAAGATTTTCTATTGCATCAGCATCGGGCTGACTAACCCTGGGGAGGCGGTTGCGGATAAACATGCTGAAATTCTCATTCAACTGCCGCTGTGCTTCCGCTCCAATGGTATCAAATACAATGGATGATTTACCAGACCCTGATACACCCGTAAAAATGGTGATCTTACGCTTGGGAATGGACAAAGATATATTTCTCAGGTTATGTTCCCTTGCCCCCTTGATATGGATATACTCCTGCTGCATAGTCATATGATTTAGTTCCAGCAAATTGCACAATTTGCCATTTACCCTTCCTGTGCAGGCGGATTTAATACCCTGCTGAAAGGATTTATCGGGCATGATTTGTGCATATTCACTTTGCCGCTTTAACTTGTAAAAAAATAATGCCTTGAACACTGCACAAACGGATATTATGATCACCCCTTTGCCAGGGGTGAAAGTTATCTCGGCAAATATTCTGCAAGAGCGTGAATCCCAGTTCAGAGAAGAAAGAGCTATACCCATACTCGATATGTATTTTTCGCTGCAGGGACATAGTAAGGCCGTCAATAATAACGACGGTGCAATTTCAGAAATAGACCGTATGCATCACGGCATTATATATACACCTCACTTTAATGGGTATTATGCGCTTGGTGGCCAGGAAGTAGATAGTTTTTGTATAGAGATGGACGCCAGCTATATGGCACGTTTACAGGTTACAGATGTGGAATGTTTGAAACGATTTTGGGACAAAGCGCAGCGCCAGGTGTCCACAGAGATCTCCCCCACTCCCATGGAGGTTACACTGCAACAGCAGCAGGTTATTACCGATATCCGCCGCTGCTCTTTCAGTGGTCATATGAAAGACCTTTACCTTGAGTCGAAGGTCATTGAATTATTCTTGTTGCAGGCGGAGCAGGCCGATAGGCTGGAAAACAATAAAACAAAAGCCCTCACTTCCGCTGACCAGGAAAGATTGTATGCGGCCCGTGATTTCGTCAAAGCCCACATGTTTGAGCCCATTACCTTATTGCAGGTCGCCAGGCATTGCGGGCTCAATGATTTTAAACTGAAGAAAGGATTTAAAGACCTATTTGGCACAACTGTATTTAGCTACCTCAATGAATTAAAAATGGAATATGGCCGGCAAATGCTGCTGGAGTCAACCTGCACCATCTATGAAGTAGCCTATACGTTAGGCTACCATGATCCCTACAATTTCTCGAAAGCTTTCAGGAAGTATTTTGGCCACCTGCCGGGCAAGTTGAAGAGCCAACTATAAGCCAATCTTTTGTTTGGCAACGATCAGCACTATAAATACGGTAATCGATAAGACTGTACCTACTGGCAGATACCAGAGGCTCAATATGGAAATGGCCAACCCCAGTTTGTAAGCCCATGTCTGGGTGGTAAACAACCCATACAGGAACAACAGCCACACCAGTCCATACACGACAAACAAAGGTCCCAGCTTGAATATATTTACCGCCAATTTACTAAACAGGTTGGCCCAGGGACCTGGCTTTTCCGGTCCAATATATTTACCCTTTAGCATGACATAGATCCCATCCAGCAGCATATAACCGCCGTTGATGAATGCAATGATGATCAAAAGAATTCTCATATGCAAAACAAGATAGCTATTTTTCCTTCCCGCTCAAGAACCAGGACACTTATTATCCTGGTATATACGGCCCACCCGTCTCTCCCCAACCCCATTTGGGCATGGGTTCGGTGTGCCCAATGGGATTTTCAGGAAGCTGGGAATTGATCACCGCCAGCCTGCTACCCCATTCAAGGTAGCCCACAAAGGCTGACCTGAATTCCGGGTCATCTTTCAGGCCGATCTCATCGGCTGTTTCCAGTAAGAGCTGCAGCCACCGTTTTCTAAGATCATCCGTCAGCATTTTACCTATATGGTGTTGCACCATCTTTGCATGACTGCCCTGGTCTCCTTCTGTATAGAGTTTACCGCCGCCAAATACTTCTGCTATAAAATGCGCCACACGTTTTGCATGGGCTGGCGACATATGTTGAAATACCTTCGACAAGACTTCATCCGCCTGCACTTTTTCGTAAAACCGCTCTGTCAGCAGCTCAAACTTTTCCTGGCCTCCGGCCCATTCATACAGTGTTGGTATCTGCTTCTCCATATCGTTTGTTATTTATTTCGACCAGGCGGTAGCCGTCTGGTCGTAATGTTTCATTTCCTCAATATTATTATAAAAAGGCTTCACTTCATCATTACCATGCAGCACTTTGTATTCCAAACAATAAGGAGAAGCCTGCAAGTGTTTGCCGGCATCAGCATACGTTTTTTCAAAATCGGCGCTTTTATCCTGGGGAATATTGTATCGGATCTACCACATACGATTTGGTGTTCATACTCTGATTTGTGGAGGTGGAATGAAAGGAATGATTTATTGTTGTACTAACCAGCAGCAGCAGGGCGAATAAGGATTTTGTAAGCATAAAATTGTATTATTTTTATGCCTTCAAAATTGGGGTGCAGTATTGGCTGTAACAATAGCTAACCAAAAAGTAGGCCCGTTATACAAGCCCGAAGCCATGATACAATTAAACAATAAGACTTATACTTGTCCTGTAGATGTTACCCTTGAATTCATCAGTGGTAAGTGGAAATTGCTAATACTCTCCCACCTGCATCAGTTTGACCGGAAAAGCTATAGCGCCATCCGGGAAAACCTGCCCGGTATTTCAGAAAAGATGCTGAGTCAGCAATTGAAGGAACTGGAACGGGATAAACTTATAGAAAAGGAAGTCCTTTCCGTGAAGCCCCTCCGCGTGGAATATTATCTATCAGCAGACGGTAAATCGATGGCGCCCCTTTATGAATTCGTCAGCCAATGGGGCATCGATTACCTGAAGAAACATGGAATTGATTATATGAGGGATCAGCACCTGTACAAGTAATCTTTAACTAATGGCTACACCAACACAAAAAGTAATGATCACGAGCCCATGAATAATAAAAGAGGGTAAATAGTCTTTCCTTTTTTTTATAATGCTTTGGTAAAAGTTCCAGACAAATAGGATGATACATATTGGAAAGAACAAAAAAGTCAACATCATACCGAGTCCTGGCTCACAAGGGCCGCCCGGGTCAATCCTTTGACCAATGGTTATTGCAAGGATCAAGACACCGTAGAACAGCACTGTTTGCCCTATTTTCTTCAGTTTGAACGTCATTTAAGGAGGTTTTATTAATCGTGCCGGCTTTATCCAATGCAATTTTCAGTTCGGACAAACTCATGGATTGCGTCTTTACTTTCTTACCTCTATATGTCCCAAAGCAACCTGTTTTTCAAGGTCCACTGACAACCAATAAGCAAATCCGCAACTGCGCCCATGTAGGTGAGCCTTATTTTTTTAATATCGCCAGTTCCACCTTCACATCCCTGCCTTCCATAGCCAGCGGGATGGCCTCCAGGCCCGGTACAAAATTGAACACCCGCCCTGTTGTGGTAGGCGAAAGCAGTATATCCTGGTTGGAAGTCACCTTTACGGTTACATTTCCTTTGTCGATAGTAAATGTGTGATCATTCACAGCCTTTACCTGCTCAGTACTTCTAGAAATGACAGGAAAAATGACACTGATAATACCATCCGGCACAGTGCCCTCATACCGAAACCTGCAGGCCACCATGTTGTTGGTGAAAGTATACTGCACCGTACACATAACGGGTCCCTTTGGAGGGTCCTGCTGGTCTTTATTAACAAGCCTCGACCGGCTGCTCACCGTTATCACACCATGGCTCGTTTTCTCCTGGATAGATGCGCCCAGGTCACTGATATTCATGTACAGGTTTTCACCGGACCGCCATTCTATACGTGGGGTTAAGGTCATCGACACAGGATCGGTATCCACCTGCATATTGCCGGCTTCAAAAAGCTGGTATTCATTCATGCTGGCAGCTACCAGTGGTCCGGTGGCTTCATGCCATAGCATGGTAAGGGTTCCGCCGGTAGCATGGCCCTGCTTCGTTTTTTTGTATTCTTTATCATAACCCGTCACAGTAGCCCTGAAACTTCCTTTACTGATAAGCCAGGTTTGTATATCTGCAAAAAAGCGACTGCCATAAGCAACTTCTCTTGGCAGCACTAGTTTATCTTCGGCTGTTGTGAGCTTTACCGGCGCCTGATCGAGAATGGTGGTCAACGCTTTGATATGACAAAACGTATGGTGCACACTGGGCGGCACTTTGTGCGATACATAATGGGGGCCGCCATACAACAGGCCGTCATGCGTGCATTGCTGCAGCAATTGGGTATTCTTTAGCGCTACTTTATAAAACCGTGGATCACGATCGGCCAGTAAGGTATAGGCAGGCTGACATCCATCGGAAGTCCTGCTACCCCAGTACGTCCATTTGTAATTGCGCGTACCCCAGCTATTGTCCCAACCGCCATCGGGCAGCATAAATTCCATATGCGTCTGCAATAACCTGGTAACAGCCTGCAATACTTCCTCATCTTTTGTCAACAAACCGTACAATACCAGGTTAGGAAGTGACTCTTCCACATTGTACCCAAGGTCAATAGCATAACACCCCTTAGCGCTGGGTTGATAAACATCCCCTTCTCCATATAGGAAACCATCTTTTTTCGTAATATGAGAAAGCGCCAGTTGGGCAAATTCCCTTCCCTTCACTTTGTATGACTGAATGTCCAGCAGTTCACCCAATAAGGATAAACCATAAGCTGCTGCAATGGGATAATTGATATTGCCATAATCAATGGAGAAATTATTATAGACATAATCGCCAGCCTTCTTCAACCGGGTCTTTACCTCCTGTTTAAATCTTGAATCCAGCAGATCGCCATGGTAATGCAGGGCATCACACAACGCAATGATCGAAAAGATGGTGGTACCTTTCCAGGCGCCCTTCACCGGCTCATTGAGCCAGGAGCCATCATCCTGGCTCACCCTTCTTTCCATCCAGCGATATAACAATACTGCACCATCCACATAGCGCTGGTCGTTGGTTTGCCTGGCTAGCCTCAGAAAGGGATAAATCGCATCCCCTACCCTACCGTGCACCAGTTTATTGGTGGGGCAATAAATACCACCATAGTCATCTTTGGCCGCAGCACCCAACAACTGCAGGTTCAGCAATGACTGTCCCCATAAGGTGACCAATTGATTGCATAACCGGTACAATTCTCCGGACCCCTGTGTACCAGGCGGCCACCATTGATCTATTCCTTGCAATGTGCCGAGCAATCCAATACTGCCTGCTGCCGAAGTCTTAATAAAACGTCTCCTGGAAAATGAATGACTCAAGGGTAATTGTTTAAAATAAAGATAGAATAAAAAATTCTGCGAAGCTGGCAGGCTTCGCAGAACTATAAAATGGTGTTACAGCAGTACCTTACTTTCCGCCCACGATCAATTTCTTCGTAGCCGTTTGTTGATCATCTCCTGTTACCCGCACAGTATATACACCGGGTTTGAGGTGACTGATCTGCAGCATGGATCTGATGGTAGCCTGGTATACAGGCCGGCCGGCTAGATCAAAAATGGTAACCTTACCCGGACCTGTTGTTTTAATAGTAACAGCGCCGGCTGAGGGATTGGGATACACCTGCAAAACAGCCTCTCCATTTTCTACACCAGGTGACGATGCAACTGCCAGTTCAACACCCGCATTGGTTACGGTACCGACCGAGGTCCAGTTAAAAGCTTCCCAACCACTGATGGCAGCCCGTGTGCAGGTCATGGCTGTGGTACCATTTTCAGAACTTACATACAGGTTATTATTCCCCCGAAGTGAAATCGTGCCATCCGTGTTCACTACCCATACAAAACGTTCCCAGGTGCCCGGAGTAGCCCGGCTGCAGGTAATGGCAGCTGCACCGTTTTCAGAAGAAACATATTTAGCCATGCTTCTCAGCATGATCGTTCCATTGCCGCCATCCAGTACCGAGAACTTTTCCCAGTCGCCAGCAGTAGCCCGGTTGCAACGCATGGCCTGTGTGCCGTTTTCACCGGATACGAACATATTATTAATGCCGCGCAGGGTAATGATCTGTCCAATGGGCGCAGCAGAGGATATATTGGAAGTGATGCTGAACCAATTAATGTTAAACCCACCGGCTACGGCTGCTATTCCAATCTCCTGCTGACCCGCTGGCAAGGTGACCGTATGGGAAATGGTTTGCCAGGTTTGCCAGCCACCGGTTGTGGGTACGGCGATCGTACCAAATACGGTGCTGCCGCCAAAGCGCTCCAGCCTGATGTTACCGCCACCATTCAGACTGGCTACCCGGTATTGAATAGTGTAAGTACCTGCCGCAGGGACATTGATGCGGTAACCCAGCCAGTCGCCGGCTTCAATATGACCTACATTCAGTCCACCACCGGCATCTGTACAAGTCTCCGTTTGTATGCCACTCATCGCACAATAAGCTTCTGCCTGCAAGGTGCCGGGCACAGCATTGTAGTTGCCGGTGCAGGTAGTAGTACTACCACCCCTGCGTGGATCGACGGCGGCCAGTGGCCCACTGTTCACGACGGTATTGGCAAACTGTATATTGTTCAATACACCACTCATGGCCGATACGCCATCGGTAAGATAGGGCGGTCCTACGATCCTGCGCAAGGCAGCATTGGCGCTGGAGCTCGTTCTTTTATAGGTCCAGTGGCACCAGCCGATACCCGCGCCATTGAGTTTGTCTACATTCTGCCGCAGCCAGGCATCGGAATTTTCTCCTGTTTCTCCTACCCATACCGGTACGTTCCAGCGGGTTCGGAACTCAGTGAGGTTGATGAGGCGGTTGATCTGGTTGGGATTGCCATCCCTTATATTGTCATCGCCTTCCGGTATCCAGTAGCGGTGTGCATTGTAAACAAGATTCGTACGGTTGGTGAAATTATTGGGTTCGAGGTAATCATAATTATTCCCAAATCCATTGCCCTCGATCATGATCAGGTGTGAATCGCCTAAAGCGCGTACAGCATTGACCAGCCGGTTGGTCAAATTGAAGATAGCAGGCCCGCCGCCCGGTACATTGTTGGGCTCATTGAGCAGGTCCCAGAATGCTACTGTATTGTTGTTGATATAGCGGGTTACAATTGCCTGCCACAGCCTTACCGTTACATCCTGGAAAAGGCTCCTGTTCCAAAGATCATTGCCCACCAGCGCATCGGAGATATTGGCATCAGAACCCTGCGCACCCGGCGCGGCATGCAGGTCTACGATCACATACATACCACGTGCAGCGCACCAATTGAGGCAATTCTCCAATGTTCTGAACCCTTCGGTATTGGGATCGGTAAATAACTGGTTATTATTATACCAGGTTTGCATGGAGTTCACATAATTGGTGTAATTGGCCGAATTACGCGCTACGGTATTCCGTACTGCCATTTGGGAAGCAGTGAGGAACAATTCATAGTGCATGGGAATGCGTACACAATTAAAACCCTGGTCGGCTATCCAGTTGATATCGGCCTGCGTAATAAAGTTGTTGCGCCAGCTTTGATAAAATGCATCTACCTGCGCATCTGTTTGCCCCTGATTATACAGGATGCGTTTAAAAGACCATTGGGTACCACCTGAGTTGGGATTCATCATATACCCTTCCTGTAAAAGCCAACCTCCCAGGCCTACCCCTTTGAGGATCACTTCCTGGTTGCTGGCATTTACAATACGTTGTCCATCTGCCCGCAACCGCGATAATTGAGCTGTAGCAGTATGGCACACAACAAGCATCGTTAAGAGACTGCCATATACATACAGCAGCCTGACTACTTTCCGTAGGTTTAATCTCATGACATATATGTTTTTAATGAACAAACGGTTTTCACGAAGGCATGCCTCAGGCATACCCTGATGGAGTGTTGCGAATGTTGCGTGGAGAGTAGATACAAATGTCAGAGTTTATCCCGCTTCGCGGGACTGAGTTTATCGAAGCTGCTTTCGACAGGCTCAGGCTGACAGTCATTAGAAAAAAAGTGGAAGCATTCAACCTGGAAAGGTAAATG encodes:
- a CDS encoding carbohydrate-binding protein, which codes for MRLNLRKVVRLLYVYGSLLTMLVVCHTATAQLSRLRADGQRIVNASNQEVILKGVGLGGWLLQEGYMMNPNSGGTQWSFKRILYNQGQTDAQVDAFYQSWRNNFITQADINWIADQGFNCVRIPMHYELFLTASQMAVRNTVARNSANYTNYVNSMQTWYNNNQLFTDPNTEGFRTLENCLNWCAARGMYVIVDLHAAPGAQGSDANISDALVGNDLWNRSLFQDVTVRLWQAIVTRYINNNTVAFWDLLNEPNNVPGGGPAIFNLTNRLVNAVRALGDSHLIMIEGNGFGNNYDYLEPNNFTNRTNLVYNAHRYWIPEGDDNIRDGNPNQINRLINLTEFRTRWNVPVWVGETGENSDAWLRQNVDKLNGAGIGWCHWTYKRTSSSANAALRRIVGPPYLTDGVSAMSGVLNNIQFANTVVNSGPLAAVDPRRGGSTTTCTGNYNAVPGTLQAEAYCAMSGIQTETCTDAGGGLNVGHIEAGDWLGYRINVPAAGTYTIQYRVASLNGGGNIRLERFGGSTVFGTIAVPTTGGWQTWQTISHTVTLPAGQQEIGIAAVAGGFNINWFSITSNISSAAPIGQIITLRGINNMFVSGENGTQAMRCNRATAGDWEKFSVLDGGNGTIMLRSMAKYVSSENGAAAITCSRATPGTWERFVWVVNTDGTISLRGNNNLYVSSENGTTAMTCTRAAISGWEAFNWTSVGTVTNAGVELAVASSPGVENGEAVLQVYPNPSAGAVTIKTTGPGKVTIFDLAGRPVYQATIRSMLQISHLKPGVYTVRVTGDDQQTATKKLIVGGK
- a CDS encoding ATP-binding cassette domain-containing protein, with the protein product MQQEYIHIKGAREHNLRNISLSIPKRKITIFTGVSGSGKSSIVFDTIGAEAQRQLNENFSMFIRNRLPRVSQPDADAIENLSTAIVIDQKRLGGNSRSTMGTITDIYSVLRLLFSRIGQPFVGYSNVFSFNDPAGMCPECKGVGYKVEIDLDKMLDTSKSLNEGAILFPTFSVGSWYWKTFVYSGVLPNDKALKDYTEQEWNSLLYGQAKFEVTLDNNVPINAKFEGLVSRFNRMYIQKDSGEMADNTRQSVERFLKTGPCTLCHGARLSQATLSCKINGLNIADMAAMEVSALIGVIDTIEDRVAAPMVDSLVMRLQHLDDIGLGYLSLDRETATLSGGESQRIKMVKHLNSSLIDMLYIFDEPSIGLHPRDVHRLNELLIKLRDKGNTILVVEHDPDVIRIADYIVDVGPYAGEHGGRIVYEGDVKGLLKANTLTGRFMNRQVEIKDEFREPAGWIPVKNAQLHNLKNVSVNIPTEVLTVVTGVAGSGKSSLINGVFLAQHPEAIVIDQSAVGTSVRSNPATYTGIMDDIRQLFGKANKVSPSLFSFNSKGACPECHGLGFIFTDLAFLEPVRTTCEICNGKRFKEEVLQYTYKDKNITDVLAMTVHQALQFFEQKEIRRKVKAMHDVGLDYLTLGQPLSTLSGGECQRIKLAGELHKHGSIYVMDEPTTGLHMSDTGHLLEIINRLVDTGNSVIIIEHNMDIIKQADWIIDLGPEGGSKGGQVLFEGTPKGLMQASHSLTGRHMQQQQTVA
- a CDS encoding helix-turn-helix transcriptional regulator, with amino-acid sequence MNTAQTDIMITPLPGVKVISANILQERESQFREERAIPILDMYFSLQGHSKAVNNNDGAISEIDRMHHGIIYTPHFNGYYALGGQEVDSFCIEMDASYMARLQVTDVECLKRFWDKAQRQVSTEISPTPMEVTLQQQQVITDIRRCSFSGHMKDLYLESKVIELFLLQAEQADRLENNKTKALTSADQERLYAARDFVKAHMFEPITLLQVARHCGLNDFKLKKGFKDLFGTTVFSYLNELKMEYGRQMLLESTCTIYEVAYTLGYHDPYNFSKAFRKYFGHLPGKLKSQL
- a CDS encoding RNA polymerase sigma-70 factor, whose protein sequence is MSALPDDILLAWQQQIARGDERAFDNLFRHFYGHLVSFAVDIVKLRPAAEEIVSDVFVKIWQKRAEILLIEKLRVFLFVAVKNQCYNHLRKHSLWNVTISPDNIATLSSAYNPEEDMAFRELQHQLNKAIEQLPDQCKQVFKLIREDGLKYKEVADILGISPRTVETQLFRAVKKLRKVLTEEADPHQPDLPDVLLPVILVSWFLAS
- a CDS encoding c-type cytochrome, with the translated sequence MFSKQIMITGTLLAAIAGLAWAPAQDKKLEESKARGKELYAELCITCHLADGKGMAGAIPPLAGSNYFLKNPAKAIQAIKYGLNDPIKVNGVEYSTPMAAQNISDEEIADVTTYILNTWGNKGKLITVKDVEKVKK
- a CDS encoding group II truncated hemoglobin: MEKQIPTLYEWAGGQEKFELLTERFYEKVQADEVLSKVFQHMSPAHAKRVAHFIAEVFGGGKLYTEGDQGSHAKMVQHHIGKMLTDDLRKRWLQLLLETADEIGLKDDPEFRSAFVGYLEWGSRLAVINSQLPENPIGHTEPMPKWGWGETGGPYIPG
- a CDS encoding winged helix-turn-helix transcriptional regulator translates to MIQLNNKTYTCPVDVTLEFISGKWKLLILSHLHQFDRKSYSAIRENLPGISEKMLSQQLKELERDKLIEKEVLSVKPLRVEYYLSADGKSMAPLYEFVSQWGIDYLKKHGIDYMRDQHLYK